Below is a genomic region from Patagioenas fasciata isolate bPatFas1 chromosome 5, bPatFas1.hap1, whole genome shotgun sequence.
ataattattgaATAATTAAACCTAATAGCATTATGGGGTGTTTTTTTGGAAGGACAGTCCACAAGTATCCTGTAGCCAGCCATTAATAGTGAATCCCAGGGCTAGAAAGATGACACTAATCTGCTGAAATGTAAGACAAACAGTGTTCagtcttctgctttctttttagtAGAAATACAGTCAGCATTACTGGTACATTCTGAGTTCACTCCCAGGACAACttgatatttaaagaaaaaaaaaggagaggagaaaaacaaacaaactgatcaAAGGATGGAGCCTGCTGAATGTGATGAATAGGCCAGTGGTAGACTGTCTTGTGTGAATAAGGTAAAGTTATTTTTAGGGGACTGAATGCTTCAGTAGTATGTGATGGCTTCTGTCTGGCTTCCAGTAATCATTGGAAAGCCAATGAATTTTTATTAGCTCATTATTTATACCACTAGTAATGAAGATTATGTGCTTAAAAACACAAGTAGCAAAGAAGTACTTTTAAGAACATTGCATGGTAAATTTTTAACCACCCACTTGTATGGGAAAGCATGGGATTTgtatgcttgcttttttttttttccctttttaaaaacttCGGGTCAGCTGAAGGAATAATTGCTGCTGGTTGTGAAAGCAAAGCATGTGTTATTTAATTATGGTTGTCTCCTGGAACAGAAGACTGAAGTGGTTACCTTATTCTGCTTACAACAGTGCAAACCTGATCTGTAGCACTAGGATGTTTTCCTCCCTTGTCATTTCAAGTCCACATTTTTGACTTCCATGAGCTCTAACAACAAACTGGCACATTGGCTGAGAGAATGCTGTGATTGGTGTATCAGAATCATAACATTGCAATGATTACTACACAAGGAAATAGTTTCTGAGACTCTAAGCTTGAGTATTAGCAGAATATCAATACTATTTTCTGATGCAGCAAGAGCCAAATCCATGAGGGAGTTTTATGTTATGCCTTTATGTTAGTGAACAACGCAGTCTGCTTCTTGGATTGTCTTACTGTTGTCTGTAATTTCCATATCTATGGGATGGAATCAGTACTTGTACATCTTTGTATCTCTGAATGCTATTAAGAACGAAGGTTTACAGTTTCTGCTTTTGATTGTTAAACTGTATATTGTGCACAAAAATACACACTTTTATAACTGAATGTGGTTTTAAACTATTTTCTTAGAAATGTCTTTTTGTTTCCTGTCCTTGAAAAACTTGGCAGAACTAGTTGCTACTATTCAGGTGGGAAGTTTcccttctatttttatttcacagaaatctTGATGCTAACAAAGGAATAGGTGTGGTTGGAAAGAAAGGAatattgctgtcttttttttttaacacttggcAGCGTAATTATCCCAGCATAATCAATGTGGCCTAACCTCAGACTATGAAATGTGTCCATCTCTTCTTTGAAAGACAGCAGTTTGGCATAGGACTATACTTCAGGATGATAAAAGAACTAATTAAAATAACCTGGTCTTTCCAGTCAAGTACTGGCAACAGATGGTAAGCAAATAAATTCGTAGTCCAGTAGGTGGAATCTACTGATTTAACCTACTGCCAATGCAGTTTAACTTGTGAGGTACTTCAAACTGTATTTTCTCTGACACTAGACCCTCAGATTCCCAGAAAGCTCATAGAGAGGGCAACACAGACTTGCAGCAGCAATGCACTTTCTAAATGTTGGTTGAACAGATGGATGAAATGTGTCTTACTGCAATGGAAAACTGGAGAATGAGTGATACAGGTCTGAAATAAATTACATGGATAGTTTATATTGTTAACTAGGGTAACACTTTCTACCTCAACTCCAGAACTAAAAAGCTGCATGGAAATGAAATCGTTTTATAGTGTCACTTGTTGTAGAGTGGGGGCGGTTAGAAGGGAAAACTGAGAAACTCCCAACATAAAACTACTACTAGATTACATGTAGTGCTGAAATGTACAGAACAGTGTTCTAAGTGACTTAGTCACAGTTATTTATTGCTGTGAGCTAACATGTGTGAGGGTATCAGCCAGCTTTTTTCTTGAAACAGAAATATCCACTGTTCTGGAACAAATTTGGTTAATCCAGGACTAACTTGACACCATTCAGTATTTTGCATGGTGTTTTCTCCCTTTTGCTTTACAAAATTTTTGACAGCTGTCCTAACTCCAAGGTAGCAAAGAAGCCTAACAATGAGTAATTGCTAAGTTTCTAAATGTAGTAGTGATCACTTAAGAGAAACATTGACTGACTTCCTCATataagtaagattttttttttatagcaatgCTAACTGCATCATTGTTAACTGTTCTGATTTACCATCTCTTCTTACACATTTGTTCAATAGACAAAATAATCCTGATAAACAAATGTTAAATGATAGAAGCAGCATGTCTGAACATATACTTCcagtaaaacaaaacataaaaacaaaacaaacaaaaaaataaaacaacaaacaaaaaaacacacaaacaccaaAAAGCCACTCCTTTGTGGTTGTCGGAGCTGGTGGGTGAGTGCAAAGTGGGGAATCTGCTGAGGGACTTTCTGTGGATGTCTCATGCATGGCAAATCTCTAGGAAAAAACCTAAATCCCATTTTGAGTAGTGGGTTATCAAGTGGaagataaaatttaaaacaagcctgtggttttAAGCTATTCACTGCTGGATTTGCATGTCAATCTGTGAAGTCTATTGGTATGAAGCTGAAAAGATTTCTGACTATAATGGGGCCTTGTAACATAAAGGTTGTGTTCTCCACATTTAATGATCTAACCAGCAACTTTAAGGAGTCTGCTGTCCAAATGCCTTTCTTGTCTCATGTAGGAAAGCGTAGGTATGGAACAGTAGTTAATGAAGACAGTCTCATTAAGAATAGATGCGTCCGTGCTTATCTTGCAAAGAGGCGTACTTAGTATGGCTCTCACTCCACTGTTTTCAGTATGCAGTACGTATCAACTGATTTGCTACCGAAGTGTTGACATACTGACAACCTCTGCATTCTCAAAGCAGCTGAAGCACAACTGTTAGCACCAACTGATGGAGCTAGCCACTTAAGTGATGGCCCCCAGTGATAGCTTAGTACTACTTGTTAAAGTGACAACAGCAGCAGTTACACCAAGTAAACTTGAACTGagtttttgaaaattatttactAAAATAAACAAGTACATTTTCCTTTTTAGTATAAGTTACATAATTGCATATATTTTTAGCTCTTTCTAGGTGCTTTTGGTAATAAGGCAGCAGCTGTAGGCTGACAACTAAAACTTTGGGCATTGCTCTGTACAGAGGGGGTCAGTGCAAGGATATTATATCTTCCAGCAATATACATTTTTATGGAATACACTGAAGAGGAACCTAATTTTTATTTGATACAGCTCAAGCAGAAGTGGACTGTAGTGCAATTCTTGCTTGTGGGAAAAGAAAGCCTGTACAGTAAAACATGAATGAAGGATGCTCAAACCATGATTTGTTTACCAGAAGCAGTTAATAAAACACTGAACTTGGCCAGAACTAGTTGCTTCATAAAAAACCTTATACAGATTATCAACTAAAACCTCATCTGTAAAAGTTGTTCACTGTAGAATACTGCTTACTGCAAGACATACAATGTTTCATATCTGCTTTGGTGGTAGAACTTCCATGTGTTATCATAGAAAAACATTTCCAGAAGAAATATTCCTCTTCCAAATCAACAGCCAGCTTCCTGCCATAAGGGAATGGGCAACTTCGAAAAGCTCATTCCATTTCTCTGTGAAAGAACGAGCCCTGATAACAGAGATCAGGTATTGTGTTAAAAGCTCACAAAACTCAAAACTGGCCCCTGGGCAGCTTCTTCAGTTCAAACCCATGGTCTCTAGTTCAAGTTTATTCAACATGGCCTTATCAGACTACTAGAGTAGGAATATTCTGGTCATCTCTATCAGTCTTGGGTTAAGTCAGTGAAGCAGGTGCTTCGGTCACTAACTCTTCTTAACAGGAATACACAGGGTCAGAATAATGATCATGCAAACTTCTTCTTTGTAGCTGTAAATCGTTCCATGtactataaagaaaacaaaaaacaatcattCAGAAATTAACACAAGGTTCATGATTATTGAAAGCAGATAGGTATCTGCTCTCAGACTCAAAAGCATTCTGcatctaaaatatattttcattttccagacATAACCACTAGAGCTTTAAtttcaagcaaacaaaaaaaaaaaaaacattttttgccATTTGCTGTAATTCCAATTGAAGTTCTAGAAAGAAAGTCCTCACAGTATTGAAGAGTCAGATCTCAAGTGTTAAACATGAAGTAACATTAAACAGTTAATAATGCTGCATAATAAGAAGCATCCATTACTTTTTGTCCCATCAGTGAAAAGACACACCTGCCATCCTTAGCTACCCTTCAAAAGATGCTGATGAAAGAACATTGATCCTGAATCCTATGAGAAAAGTAAGTGTAGAAGAACTCTTGAAATTCTTTTCAGAGGTAAATTAAGAATCCAGTACTAGTGACAATACCAACAGACAGGGTTTTTATTCACCAGCATAAAAGCTCAGTTTTCTGAGGATCTACTAGATAAGGACTTCACCAgaagcttctttaaaaaaaaaaaaagacacaaacctTGTCATAACCTTCCAGTTCTCTGAGTTTCTTGATTTCAAAGAGATTGCCTTCTACTGCAAGCAGTGAGATCTGGGAATCACTGAGGATACTTTGAGGAAGCATGCTGAGTTCTAGACAGTTTTCTTCTAAACGCAAGACTTTGAGGCGCGGACAGTGGGAGATCTGCACTGATATCTGGGAAATCtggtagaaattaaaaaaaaaaaaaattattaaaatgttaGTGATCCAAGATTACTTAAAGTGATTTGTTTCAGCCTAATATGGAACAATAATCCTGTTGTAAATATAAACTACATATACAAAAGCAACTTGACAACAATGCATAGGCAACAATAATGATCAAAAATCCaacaaacttatttttcttccatgaTCTGTTTATCAGATTCCTACTCAAGAACTATCCAAATAGTCTTCTGTATGACTAAATTCAGGATTTGTTAATCAAATCAGGCAGTTGGATGTATCAGTACAGAAATTTTGGTTATGATCCCTCATTTCTGTTGTGTCCAGGAGATGTCTTTTAGCTATACATTTTAATGGTCTCAACTTAAGTTCTGTGGATGTACTAAGTCCAAGATAAACCATGTCCTAAATCTACATGCCCACAATATCTCAGTTACCAGACCTGATTCTGATTCAAATTGAGTTCAATAGCCTGCAATTCTCCCACGGTGTCGGGCACATTTTGGATCTGGTTTCTGGAAAGATCTACCACATCCAAGTGGCGAAGACCACAGAGTTGTGTAGGCACAGTCCGAAGCTGGTTTCCAGAAAGACTCAGTGTTTTGAGAGCTGCAAGTTGTCCAAATGCAGCTGGTAGCTGCCTCAAGTGATTGCCATTCAAATGGAGTGTTTCCAGTTTTTTCAGCTTACACAGGTCCTCAGGTAAAGCAGCTAGAAATAAATGACAGAACAAAGAGATGAGCTAAACAAAGAGCATTAAACATTCATACCCATTTAATTCAAATAAGCTACTGCATCGAACATGGTGCCACATTACAGTAATTTCTCACAGGCTTCCTCCCCATTTTCCAATGAAGGTCCAGATCCCTGCATAGAAAGTTAAGCCCACTGACAACACATGCTTTTTAAACATCTTctataaatatctttaaaaataatctgcaGACAAGGCAGGCCTTCAAATCACAGGCTGAAAACACTACTCTGAGAGGATTTTAGCCTATCAGCTCTGCTGATGTTCATTTATGCCTCATTCTACCTACACATGGGTATCACCTGCAGGACTCCTGAGTTGTACTACAGAGTCAAAGAGGTCTGTAAGTtacatttgtttttcaaaaaggcaGATAATACACAAATAACACATCAAAAGTTAGTTTCCTCACCTCATCTTGATTTTTCCATAAAGCTGGACATTTGTCCAACAGAAACAACAACTACTGAATGTCCAGCAACATTTTCTACAGATCATCTTCATTACCTCTTCTCTATGCAAGTACTAAACCATCTGACACTGTTAAACCTTTAGATCAGACAAGTCACAGCACAGAAACATTACAGTTTTAAGTACTTACATGTCTTTGTATACTAAAACTGGTAACACAACTAAGTTGGCAATTAGTTTTGAAGAATGTAtgggttggtggtttgttttgttcttttttttttttcctgtacatgaATTCCAAAGATTTCAGTTTAGGTGACTAAACTCCCCATTTACATGCTGTGAGAGTTAAATCATTAATTTAGTTTCTGATCAGAGAAATCAGGCTATTATTGCAAAAATTTGGAGAAATTAATTAGCAGACATActcagtttgttgttgtttagaaCGAGGctcttcaaaaaggaaaattttCCAATGAGTGGTGGCAAGAGGTCTATTTTGTTGTTCGACAAGTCTATTGTCCTTAAGTTGCTTGTTAGCTTCTGAAGATCTTCAGGAAACTATGGGGGAGAAAAAAGGTACAGCATTTAAATAGTTGATATAATTTCATATGTTCAAGTTACACTGCTTAAAATTTAATTGAAATTTGTACTGATATTACATACTGTCATATGTAATGTCCAATCATCACAGTGTACAACTAAGTTGGCAAATTTGCTTaatacctttttttaattttttttttcatctgaggaaggaaaaagggacataaAAGAGACAGTCTGACACCTAGGAAGTGCAGTTTTTAATccaaataatttaaattttaaaaggagAAGTAAGTATACCATGATATGAGCTTGTTTATGTTTTAGTCCTCTTGTGTGTTTCTCTTAAACATgcctgtcttttaaaaatattctacagCTACATATCAACTCTATATTTTAGCAGAATAGGATTTGGaaatttttctcttgctttcctttttaaataattatgGAAACCATTTTCCTTATTCTTATTTATATCCTGTATCACTTTAATCTGCACTTGGCAgagagctgaaaaaaagaaaaacctgacaATCACCATCAGTGAGTGCTGGTCAACAGGGCAGTGGTTTTGATTCTCCTTTGGCTTGGCAGAGGAAAAGTGAAGACAGAAGGTAGGATAGGGGAAGAAGATATTATACTTCAGAAAAACCTTGGAATATTACTGCACTAGATATTTAGTTTGGCTATCCTGTGAATTGTTACTTGACTTATGGTTCCAGGACgttctgtgtttttctgcaatTGGGTCAAGACAATTTCCGATATAACAAACTTCAAGATGCTTGCAGCCCAGTGAACTGCCAGTACAGACTGTTCATATGACCACAATTAAATACAGCGTAAGTATCTAAATGTGATAAATTTTGGACTATCTTTCTAGGTAACAATACGGTTATAAAATTTACACTTTTTCCCTCAAGTTTACAgcccttttttaaaaagcacaacaTCACAACCAGCACATCTTGAACATACATGCAATCTAAAGCATAAGCTTGTAAGCATACAAGTGCCCCGAGAGATAAATCCTCAATCAGAAGACAGTGCAAGCAAAGATCTGCTtcgcaaaaaggaaaaaaaaaaaaaaaaaaaaggttcttgaAACAATATTATGCATCACTATTTAtgagaaatatatatatgcaaaagTGTCAGTCAGGCACACAAACAGTCACATTTTCCCTACAGGTACGTTACCTCTGTAAGTCCCTTTCCCGTTAGCTGAAACACACCCGTTTTCTGTGCTGTCTCCAGGTGGGCTTTTAGCGCGCTGTTTCCCATCCTTACAGTTCTCTGTCATGCATACAGAATTGAAGCGATAGTCTCTGCCAGTTTCTCCCAGTTATTCTACACTAGAGAACTGTAATCCCAAGTCTGTGATAAAGCAAATGTAAAAAGTCATTTTATGTGTGCTGTCTTCAACACTACAAGCATTTCAAGATACTGAACTGTTTCACTACTGGGTTTTCATGTCCCTCATGAGACTGAGAACTTCAAAGATGAAGGTGCCTTCATTATAGCAGTTTTAATACTGAAATGATGCAACAAATATAGTTAAAACTAAGTGGAAAAACTGCATACTTTCCACATTTCACCTCTTTCAGGGCTCAGCAGTATAAGGAGATTCTCTATGCAGACTGTTCATGATTTAGTGGCATCTACCAGCACTGACCCGCTGTCAATAccagttttatttgcttttttttcggAAACACTCACTTGTTTCATTTAGAGACTGGGCTCCTCTGCTGTGACTCTAGAAGCAGACACACGCCACCCGCCTCCTGTAAATCCAGCAGGGTTTAATCCCCAGGACAAGCCAGGCCAGGTTACAAGATTAGGTGAGGATTGCGGCCGGGAGATGGGGAGCAAAGCCCGATGCAGCGCGTCACCAGCCGGGACGAGATGCCCAGGAGGGGCCCTCCCTGCCGCCACGGTCAGGAGCGCCCTCAGCAAGGGGCGAAGCCCACAAAGATCCGCGGCAGGACCTGGGCCCCCCGCCTCCATCCCGCCGTGGCTGTTCTGGCCACACGGGAGCCGCCTGGCCCGGCCTCCGGCGGGGGCAGgtcagctcagcacagcccagccGAACCCAACCCACCTGTAGGGACGCCGCATGTCCATGCTCCGCAGCGGCGGAGCCCCCTTCCCCCGCGCTGCTCCGCTGCCGCCCTTCGAGAACTGACGCCTCAAAAGCCCATACCGGCTGCTCCGGAACCGGACGCGTGTCATCCTCGTTTCCTATCACACCCAACATGGCGGCCACCCGCCGATCATAGGTGCTGCGGTGCACCCGGGCTTCCGGGACAGCCAACATGGCGGAGTGTCGTCCCAGTGCTCCCGCGTCGCTGGCGGCCAGTCCTGTGCGCAGGGCGCTGGAGCTCGGGCGGCGGCAGGACGCTAAGGACGGTGAGAAGGGGAGTGGCGCCGCGGCCGCCAGCCGCTGCTGGGAGGAGGGGCAACCCACGGCGGCGGCCACCCTGCTGGAGCGGTGCGTGGCCGCGGGCGTCGTGAAGCAGGTAACGGCACAGAGGGGAAGATAACGGCCTGACAAAACCCCCCTATGGGGAAGGTTTGAAGAAGCCGCGGTGCAGGTGCTGTGTCGCGGTTCTCCGCTCCCCTCGGTGCCCGTCCCTCGGGTACCGGTGTCCCGGCCGAGGCTGCCAGGGCCTCACGTTCAGCCTTCGGGTTGACAAACCTGTGCTTTGGTGACTGAAGTTTAGTGCTTTATCTGCTGCCGTGCCGGCTGTGTGTCTTGAAACATGATGGAAGAGCTAAACCGTCTTACTGTTTGTGTAGAtgcttgttgattttttttttttttttctcctttaattatGGATCTCTTGCATTTTTGGCTGATGGCAGCTTTCTTTACCAGGAATAACCGTACcttctggtgtgtgtgtgtgtttttctggaATGGAGCATTTAGGTTTTGGTATCTTTTAGTGCATTCCAGCAGCATGCAAGCCAGTGTTATTGAGAGTGCTTTCATAGTACCTTTTATGAAATTTGATTTTCACTCATGTTCGTTTTCCCCAAATAGTGCATGTATTTTATGATTTGTTCAGCTGAGGCTTACTGTGTTGCATAGCACAAGAGATTAACAATAAGTTTAGATTATTAAAAGCCAATCTTGCAAATTTGCCTGACACGTTCTTGCTGTTGACTACTGTTTTCCTTTCACAGGACACATTGGATTTTACCTGTAGAAAAGCCCCATGCTTTGTGACATTCTCAGAGATGGAAAAATTAGTGAACATTCAAGCTGAAATCAATGAGGTATAGCCTTTACTGGTGTCAGTGTACAGTCGACACTTA
It encodes:
- the LRRC57 gene encoding leucine-rich repeat-containing protein 57, which produces MGNSALKAHLETAQKTGVFQLTGKGLTEFPEDLQKLTSNLRTIDLSNNKIDLLPPLIGKFSFLKSLVLNNNKLTALPEDLCKLKKLETLHLNGNHLRQLPAAFGQLAALKTLSLSGNQLRTVPTQLCGLRHLDVVDLSRNQIQNVPDTVGELQAIELNLNQNQISQISVQISHCPRLKVLRLEENCLELSMLPQSILSDSQISLLAVEGNLFEIKKLRELEGYDKYMERFTATKKKFA